Proteins encoded together in one Chryseobacterium sp. G0201 window:
- a CDS encoding SRPBCC domain-containing protein, producing the protein MRFFKIIAIVAILLGGAYAASMYYFVDESKSFKIEKEIDYPVEKVFSQFNNLQNFTRWNNFFKSSKSIDIDYYTPYEGQGSSISYVDPKNDTDGEMFIRYENPNKTLRYQLFEDRNENPTLVDVKFKAVSAQKTKIIWNVHTPKLSVWKRVENFWTEDRFAENINNSMTTLKNVLGNKVEKDNQMAAIKYDSLMVEKEEDKLLLGINVSTSNKKDALYKNVVMNYNKVYNYVTMDLGKKDDEFGYPLMITDADNYKDKEVSYFLGIPLSKKFGVTDNNFNFRSVSPTQNYVMYYRGTYEGRVKAVQQLIQKAKKDEMRFGDIRQTFIERPMEDQNVNMKLSLSVYK; encoded by the coding sequence ATGCGTTTTTTTAAAATCATAGCGATAGTTGCGATACTGTTGGGAGGAGCTTATGCTGCTTCCATGTATTATTTTGTGGATGAAAGCAAAAGCTTTAAAATAGAGAAAGAGATAGATTATCCTGTGGAGAAGGTCTTTTCTCAGTTTAATAATCTGCAGAATTTCACGCGCTGGAACAATTTCTTCAAAAGTTCTAAATCTATCGATATCGATTATTACACACCTTACGAAGGGCAGGGCAGCAGCATAAGCTATGTAGACCCGAAAAACGATACGGATGGTGAAATGTTCATCAGATATGAAAATCCAAACAAAACGTTGAGATATCAGCTTTTTGAGGATAGAAACGAAAACCCGACGTTGGTTGATGTTAAGTTTAAAGCCGTTTCCGCTCAAAAAACGAAGATCATCTGGAATGTTCATACCCCCAAATTATCTGTTTGGAAAAGAGTAGAAAATTTCTGGACAGAAGACCGATTTGCTGAAAACATCAACAACAGCATGACGACTCTGAAAAATGTTTTAGGGAATAAAGTAGAAAAAGACAATCAAATGGCTGCCATAAAGTACGACAGTTTGATGGTTGAGAAGGAAGAAGACAAACTTTTATTGGGAATTAACGTCAGTACATCAAATAAAAAAGATGCCCTTTATAAAAATGTTGTCATGAATTATAACAAGGTTTATAATTATGTAACGATGGATCTTGGCAAAAAAGATGACGAATTTGGCTATCCGCTTATGATAACTGATGCCGATAATTATAAAGATAAAGAAGTCTCTTATTTCCTTGGTATTCCTTTGTCTAAAAAGTTCGGGGTTACGGATAATAACTTTAATTTCAGATCAGTAAGTCCAACGCAGAACTATGTGATGTATTACCGAGGTACCTATGAAGGAAGAGTTAAAGCGGTGCAACAATTGATCCAAAAAGCTAAAAAAGACGAGATGCGTTTCGGAGATATTCGCCAGACTTTTATCGAGCGCCCGATGGAAGATCAGAACGTCAATATGAAGTTGTCTTTATCTGTTTATAAGTAA
- a CDS encoding glucose-1-phosphate adenylyltransferase, whose amino-acid sequence MNHNVISIVLGGGRGTRLFPLTYTRSKPAVPIAGKYRLVDIPISNCLNSGLNKILVLTQFNSASLNSHIKNSYHFDIFSKGFVDILAAEQNVENESWYQGTADAVRQSMKHLEKYDYEYILILSGDQLYQMDFKEMLDFHIEKGGDVTIATIPVNAKDATGFGILSSDDEGNITSFVEKPDYDILDSLKSEVSEKNKNAGKEYLASMGIYIFTKTILKKMFEDGAGDDFGKDIIPNSIGKYTTLSYQFEGYWTDIGTIESFYEANIDLCQDFPQFNLFSSSPIYTRARMLPPSKINGSYVSKAVFGDGCIIMADKIENSVIGNRTRIDKGSTIVNSYVMGADFYQSTTEIVINDRKGRPNMGIGKYCYIEKAILDKNCYIGDNVRIIGGKHLPDGDFGTYSVQDGIVVVKKGAILPPGTHIG is encoded by the coding sequence ATGAATCACAATGTTATTTCCATTGTTTTGGGAGGCGGAAGAGGCACAAGACTTTTTCCATTAACGTACACAAGATCAAAACCGGCTGTACCTATCGCAGGAAAATACAGATTGGTAGATATTCCTATTTCTAATTGTTTAAATTCAGGGTTAAATAAAATCTTGGTTCTTACACAGTTTAATTCAGCTTCATTGAATTCGCATATCAAAAATTCTTACCACTTTGATATTTTCAGCAAAGGTTTTGTTGATATTTTGGCGGCCGAGCAGAATGTGGAAAATGAGAGTTGGTATCAGGGAACGGCGGATGCAGTGCGCCAGTCGATGAAGCATCTTGAAAAATATGATTATGAATATATTCTTATTCTTTCAGGAGATCAGTTGTATCAGATGGATTTTAAAGAAATGCTAGATTTCCATATTGAAAAAGGAGGGGACGTAACTATTGCTACAATCCCTGTAAATGCTAAAGATGCCACAGGTTTCGGGATTTTAAGTTCTGATGACGAAGGAAATATTACTTCTTTTGTCGAAAAACCGGATTATGACATTTTAGACAGTTTAAAATCTGAAGTTTCTGAGAAGAATAAAAATGCAGGAAAAGAATATTTAGCTTCAATGGGAATCTACATATTTACGAAAACGATTCTTAAAAAGATGTTTGAAGATGGAGCCGGAGATGATTTTGGAAAAGACATCATCCCGAATTCCATTGGAAAATACACGACGTTAAGTTATCAGTTTGAAGGATATTGGACGGATATTGGAACAATCGAATCTTTCTACGAAGCCAATATTGATCTGTGTCAGGATTTTCCTCAATTTAATTTATTCTCATCTTCGCCTATTTATACAAGAGCGAGAATGCTTCCACCATCGAAAATCAACGGTTCTTATGTAAGTAAAGCTGTTTTTGGAGACGGATGCATCATCATGGCTGATAAAATTGAAAATTCAGTTATTGGAAACAGAACAAGAATTGATAAAGGAAGTACGATCGTAAATTCCTATGTCATGGGAGCCGATTTTTATCAAAGTACAACAGAAATCGTGATCAATGACAGGAAAGGCCGTCCCAACATGGGAATCGGAAAATATTGCTACATCGAAAAAGCAATTCTCGATAAAAACTGCTACATTGGAGATAATGTAAGAATTATCGGCGGAAAACACTTACCGGACGGTGATTTCGGGACATATTCTGTACAGGACGGTATTGTAGTGGTGAAAAAAGGAGCTATTCTTCCTCCGGGAACTCATATCGGGTAA
- a CDS encoding alpha/beta hydrolase, whose protein sequence is MKFELYTEESDDRPIYITGNFNKWNPKDYNYQLKQLDPHRYFIEIDDQILPSVVEYKFTKGGWENVELDKYGNITPNRKIDKSIGKTSDIIEKWRLNWGPFKKEFFPIVEIISEKFYIPQLERYRKVWALLPYDYYTSEKSYPVLYLQDAQNLFNEGSGYGNWEIDKKLSILAEYGRGDVIVIAIEHGSEERIKEYIFDNDNVANGSEGKKYIRFIADTLKPYVDENYRTKKDRNNTGIGGSSLGALISIYSGFFYPEVYSKLLIFSPSLWVEPNNNFPMMNFRTPFKTKIYLYGGAQEGSKMVKRIHVFEEYLKRWEKKNLFDFEFRTNINPEGTHNEFYWSQEFPRAIEWLFYDNRENPVEVKPQQKSIKN, encoded by the coding sequence ATGAAGTTTGAACTTTATACTGAAGAAAGTGACGATAGACCTATTTACATCACAGGAAATTTCAATAAATGGAATCCTAAAGATTACAACTATCAGCTTAAACAACTCGATCCACACAGGTATTTCATCGAAATTGATGATCAGATTCTGCCTTCCGTAGTTGAATACAAATTCACAAAAGGCGGATGGGAAAACGTAGAACTCGACAAATACGGAAACATTACTCCCAACCGAAAAATCGATAAATCAATAGGGAAAACTTCCGATATTATTGAAAAATGGAGACTGAATTGGGGACCATTCAAAAAAGAGTTTTTCCCGATTGTAGAAATTATTTCGGAGAAATTTTATATTCCGCAACTTGAGCGTTATCGTAAAGTTTGGGCTTTGCTGCCTTATGATTATTATACTTCTGAGAAAAGTTACCCTGTTTTATACCTTCAGGACGCTCAAAATCTTTTCAATGAAGGAAGCGGATACGGAAACTGGGAAATTGATAAGAAACTCTCAATTCTTGCAGAATACGGTCGTGGAGATGTTATTGTGATCGCCATAGAACACGGAAGTGAAGAAAGAATTAAAGAATATATTTTCGATAATGATAATGTAGCTAATGGTTCTGAGGGGAAAAAGTACATCCGTTTTATCGCGGATACGTTAAAACCTTACGTTGACGAAAATTACCGTACCAAAAAGGACAGAAACAATACTGGAATCGGAGGAAGCTCACTTGGAGCTTTAATCAGTATTTACAGTGGTTTCTTTTATCCTGAAGTCTATTCTAAGTTATTGATTTTCTCCCCATCCCTTTGGGTTGAGCCCAATAATAATTTCCCGATGATGAATTTCAGGACACCTTTTAAAACAAAAATTTATTTATATGGTGGCGCTCAGGAAGGATCAAAAATGGTAAAAAGAATCCATGTTTTTGAAGAATATTTAAAAAGATGGGAGAAAAAAAATCTGTTTGATTTTGAATTCAGAACTAATATAAATCCAGAAGGTACTCACAACGAATTTTACTGGTCGCAGGAATTCCCAAGAGCTATCGAATGGCTATTCTACGACAACAGGGAAAATCCTGTAGAAGTAAAGCCTCAACAAAAAAGCATTAAAAATTAA
- the glgB gene encoding 1,4-alpha-glucan branching protein GlgB, translating to MNSVKTYTLFTEHDVYLFKEGKHYKLYDKFGAHSVEKDGIQGVYFSVWAPNAKKVSVIGNFNNWNHKDHILFPRWDESGIWEGFIPGLTWGTLYKYAIETPRGEILEKSDPYALSWEQNRQAASLVSTTWYEWNDKEWLKNRWKKNSLNAPISVYEMHLASWLREGDDPKRFLNYREIAKKLVPYIKEMGFTHVEFMPVMEYPYDPSWGYQITGFYAATSRFGSPQDLMFLINELHNHDIGIILDWVPSHFPGDANGLHRFDGSYLYEHEDPRKGFHPDWKSYIFNYGRNEVKSFLISNAMFWLERYHADGLRVDAVTSMLHLDYSRNEGEWEPNIYGENVNLEAKAFLQEFNTAVYKEFGDNIITIAEESSDFPMLTNPVHDGGVGFGMKWMMGWMHDTLDYFKVEHADRKFSHHKLTFASMYMYNENYMMPLSHDEVVHGKASLIYKMVGDEWQKFANLRVLYVYMFTHPGAKLLFMGDEFGQTSEWNFTQSLDWHLLEYPVHKGLQTLVKDLNHMYRYETAFYENQFDKSGFEWVEADDLENSVITYLRKGKKKDDVFMVVLNLTPKVLDYKIGINAGTYWEVVFNSDDERYNGSGVNPEIIKEQSEPWMNRPNSIILKLPPLAGVVLKMKKDKKYKLHRIKLHKR from the coding sequence ATGAATTCTGTTAAAACGTATACGCTTTTCACTGAACATGATGTTTATCTTTTTAAAGAAGGTAAGCATTATAAGCTATACGATAAATTTGGTGCACATTCTGTAGAGAAAGACGGAATTCAAGGGGTTTATTTTTCGGTTTGGGCTCCAAACGCGAAAAAAGTTTCAGTAATAGGTAACTTTAATAATTGGAATCACAAAGACCATATTTTGTTTCCAAGATGGGACGAATCAGGAATTTGGGAAGGTTTTATTCCGGGATTAACCTGGGGAACACTTTATAAATATGCTATTGAAACTCCTCGCGGAGAAATTTTAGAAAAAAGTGACCCCTATGCTTTGAGCTGGGAACAAAATAGACAGGCAGCCTCATTAGTTTCCACAACGTGGTATGAATGGAATGATAAAGAATGGCTCAAAAACCGCTGGAAAAAAAATAGTTTAAATGCTCCGATTTCCGTGTATGAGATGCATTTGGCTTCTTGGCTAAGAGAAGGAGATGATCCTAAAAGGTTTCTAAATTATAGAGAAATTGCCAAAAAGCTCGTTCCTTATATCAAAGAAATGGGTTTTACGCATGTAGAATTTATGCCTGTGATGGAATATCCGTATGATCCAAGCTGGGGTTACCAGATTACAGGATTTTATGCGGCTACATCACGTTTTGGATCTCCGCAGGATTTGATGTTTTTAATTAATGAATTGCATAATCATGATATTGGTATTATTTTAGATTGGGTTCCGTCTCATTTTCCGGGTGATGCTAATGGTTTGCACCGTTTTGACGGTTCTTATTTATATGAACATGAAGATCCGAGAAAAGGTTTTCATCCTGATTGGAAATCCTATATTTTCAATTATGGAAGAAATGAAGTTAAATCTTTTTTAATTTCAAACGCCATGTTCTGGCTGGAACGTTATCATGCTGATGGATTGCGTGTGGATGCGGTAACTTCGATGCTTCATCTCGATTATTCCAGAAATGAAGGCGAATGGGAGCCTAATATTTATGGCGAAAATGTAAACTTGGAAGCGAAAGCTTTTTTGCAGGAATTCAATACTGCTGTATATAAAGAATTTGGCGATAATATAATCACCATTGCAGAAGAAAGTTCGGATTTTCCGATGCTTACAAACCCTGTTCATGACGGCGGAGTTGGTTTTGGAATGAAATGGATGATGGGCTGGATGCACGATACACTAGATTATTTTAAAGTAGAACACGCTGACCGAAAATTTAGTCATCATAAACTTACTTTTGCTTCGATGTATATGTATAATGAAAATTACATGATGCCTTTGTCTCACGATGAAGTGGTACACGGCAAAGCGAGCTTGATCTATAAAATGGTAGGCGACGAATGGCAGAAATTTGCAAATCTTCGCGTGCTGTATGTATATATGTTTACGCATCCGGGAGCGAAGCTTTTATTCATGGGAGATGAATTCGGGCAAACGAGCGAATGGAATTTTACCCAAAGTCTGGACTGGCATTTGTTGGAATACCCTGTTCATAAAGGTTTGCAGACTTTAGTTAAAGATTTAAACCATATGTACAGATATGAAACTGCCTTTTACGAAAATCAGTTTGATAAAAGTGGTTTTGAATGGGTAGAAGCCGATGATCTTGAAAATTCGGTTATTACGTATTTAAGGAAAGGAAAAAAGAAGGATGACGTTTTTATGGTTGTTTTGAATCTTACTCCAAAAGTTTTAGATTATAAAATAGGCATCAATGCGGGAACATATTGGGAGGTTGTTTTCAATTCAGATGATGAAAGATATAATGGAAGTGGTGTAAACCCTGAAATCATTAAAGAACAGTCTGAACCGTGGATGAACCGTCCCAATTCGATAATTTTAAAACTTCCGCCTCTTGCAGGAGTCGTTTTAAAAATGAAAAAAGATAAAAAGTATAAATTACATAGAATTAAATTACACAAAAGATAA
- a CDS encoding 2-oxoglutarate dehydrogenase E1 component, translated as MDRFSFLNAAHSQLIEDLYQQYLKFPDSLEPSWKSFFQGFDFALENYGEGDNIQYIQASANAAPAVQQISQAAANGEVPEHIKKEFKVVNLIEAYRTRGHLFTKTNPVRERRHYTPTLDIDNFGLNSADLNIKFNCAVEIGFKEPATLQEIVKRLETIYCDSIGVEYTYINNVEEKDFIKRWLQVNENHASLSANEKTDILLKLNQAVAFENYLHTKFVGQKRFSLEGGETLIPALDQLISRSSQLGVDEVVLGMAHRGRLNVLTNIFGKSYKQIFSEFEGKEFEEDVFSGDVKYHLGSSKKIKTASGEEVSINLTPNPSHLETVSALVEGICRAKIDDKYKGDGSKILPIVIHGDGALAGQGIAYEVAQMMTLEGYKTGGTVHIVVNNQVSFTTNYADARSSTYCTDIAKVTESPVMHVNADDAEAVVHAIHFAADFRAKFGKDVYIDLLGYRKYGHNEGDEPRFTQPNLYKLISKHPNPREIYKDKLINDSVISNDILKKMETDFKALLDKDFDASKEIEKNVMDLFMSEDWTNYPIGKRGAVQLPVDTKYDLEKLKELAIKMSTLPADKKFINKITRLFENRLKAIEGNSLDWALGEWLAYATLLTEGHNVRISGEDVERGTFSHRHAVVKTEDTEEEYIPLRHVSESRFDVFNSHLSEYGVLGFDYGYAMASPNTLTIWEAQFGDFVNGAQIIVDQYLAAAEEKWKIQDGLIMLLPHGSEGQGAEHSSARLERFLTLCANENMVVANITSPANYFHLLRRQLKWSFRKPLIVMSPKSLLRHPKVISPLEDFATGSFQPILDDPSADPKKVEKLVLCSGKLYFELLAKKEELNAENIALVRFEQLYPLQNDAIEAIFNKYENKKEIVWAQEEPENMGAWSYILRNFRDTGIQVISPVPSGAPAPGSHKMFEKNQNAVINRVFDRDDAPAKRPVTA; from the coding sequence ATGGACAGATTTTCATTCCTAAACGCAGCTCATTCTCAATTAATTGAGGATTTATACCAACAGTATTTAAAATTCCCGGACTCTTTAGAACCATCATGGAAATCCTTCTTTCAAGGATTCGATTTTGCTTTGGAGAACTATGGTGAAGGCGATAACATTCAATATATTCAAGCTTCGGCTAATGCTGCTCCGGCAGTTCAGCAAATATCTCAGGCAGCAGCTAACGGCGAAGTCCCTGAGCATATCAAAAAAGAATTTAAAGTTGTAAACCTTATTGAGGCTTACAGAACGAGAGGGCATTTGTTTACAAAAACAAACCCGGTTAGAGAAAGAAGACACTATACTCCAACTTTAGATATCGATAATTTCGGTTTAAATAGTGCTGATTTGAATATCAAATTCAACTGTGCGGTAGAAATCGGCTTTAAAGAACCTGCAACTTTACAAGAAATTGTAAAACGTCTGGAAACAATTTATTGTGATTCTATAGGTGTTGAATATACTTATATCAACAATGTTGAAGAAAAAGATTTCATTAAAAGATGGTTACAGGTAAACGAAAACCATGCAAGTCTTTCAGCTAATGAGAAAACTGATATTTTATTGAAGTTGAATCAGGCGGTAGCTTTTGAAAACTATCTTCACACAAAATTTGTGGGACAAAAAAGATTCTCTCTTGAAGGAGGTGAAACATTGATCCCTGCGTTGGATCAGTTGATTTCAAGATCTTCTCAATTGGGAGTTGATGAAGTTGTTCTAGGGATGGCTCACAGAGGTAGATTGAATGTGTTAACAAACATTTTCGGTAAATCTTACAAGCAGATTTTCTCAGAATTTGAAGGGAAAGAATTTGAAGAGGATGTATTCTCAGGTGACGTTAAATATCACTTAGGTTCATCTAAAAAAATAAAAACAGCTTCTGGTGAAGAAGTTTCAATCAACCTAACTCCAAACCCATCTCACTTGGAAACGGTATCTGCTCTTGTAGAAGGGATCTGCCGTGCGAAAATTGATGATAAATATAAAGGAGATGGTTCTAAGATCTTACCGATCGTAATTCACGGTGATGGTGCTTTGGCTGGTCAGGGTATTGCTTACGAAGTTGCTCAGATGATGACTTTGGAAGGATACAAAACTGGTGGTACTGTTCATATCGTTGTAAACAACCAGGTTTCATTTACGACAAACTATGCAGATGCGAGATCTTCAACCTATTGTACAGACATTGCTAAAGTTACAGAATCTCCTGTAATGCACGTAAATGCTGACGATGCTGAAGCGGTAGTACATGCTATCCATTTTGCAGCTGATTTCAGAGCAAAATTTGGAAAAGATGTTTATATTGATTTATTAGGATACAGAAAATATGGTCATAACGAAGGGGATGAGCCTAGATTTACGCAACCTAATTTATATAAATTAATTTCTAAGCATCCGAATCCAAGAGAAATTTATAAAGATAAATTGATCAACGACAGCGTTATTTCCAACGATATTCTTAAGAAAATGGAAACTGATTTCAAAGCGCTTTTAGATAAAGACTTTGATGCTTCCAAAGAGATTGAGAAAAACGTTATGGATCTGTTTATGTCTGAAGACTGGACAAACTATCCAATCGGAAAAAGAGGGGCTGTTCAGTTACCAGTTGATACAAAATATGACTTAGAGAAGTTGAAAGAATTGGCAATCAAAATGTCAACGCTTCCGGCTGATAAAAAGTTTATTAATAAAATTACAAGACTTTTTGAAAACCGTCTTAAAGCAATTGAAGGAAACTCTTTAGATTGGGCATTAGGAGAGTGGTTAGCTTATGCTACATTGCTTACTGAAGGTCACAACGTAAGAATTTCCGGAGAAGATGTTGAAAGAGGAACATTCTCTCACAGACACGCAGTGGTAAAAACTGAAGATACTGAAGAAGAATATATCCCGTTAAGACATGTTTCTGAAAGCAGATTTGATGTTTTCAATTCTCACCTTTCTGAATATGGTGTTCTAGGTTTCGATTACGGGTATGCGATGGCTTCTCCTAATACATTGACGATCTGGGAAGCTCAGTTCGGAGATTTCGTGAATGGAGCGCAGATTATTGTTGACCAATATTTGGCTGCTGCAGAAGAAAAATGGAAAATTCAGGACGGTCTTATCATGTTGTTGCCTCACGGATCTGAAGGTCAGGGTGCAGAACACTCTTCAGCGAGATTAGAAAGATTCTTAACGCTTTGTGCGAATGAAAATATGGTAGTGGCGAACATTACGTCTCCTGCCAACTATTTCCACTTGTTGAGAAGACAGCTAAAATGGAGTTTCAGAAAACCATTAATTGTGATGAGTCCAAAATCTCTGTTGAGACATCCAAAAGTAATTTCCCCGCTAGAAGATTTTGCTACAGGAAGCTTCCAACCGATTTTAGACGATCCGAGTGCTGATCCTAAAAAAGTAGAAAAATTAGTTCTTTGTTCAGGTAAATTATACTTCGAATTACTAGCTAAAAAAGAGGAATTAAACGCTGAAAATATTGCTTTGGTAAGATTCGAACAATTGTATCCATTGCAAAATGATGCAATCGAAGCGATCTTCAATAAATATGAGAACAAAAAAGAAATTGTTTGGGCTCAGGAAGAACCAGAAAATATGGGTGCTTGGTCTTACATTTTAAGAAACTTCAGAGATACGGGAATTCAGGTAATTTCTCCGGTTCCAAGTGGTGCTCCGGCTCCGGGAAGTCACAAAATGTTTGAGAAAAACCAAAATGCAGTGATCAACAGAGTTTTCGACAGAGACGATGCTCCTGCTAAAAGACCTGTAACAGCTTAA
- a CDS encoding glycogen synthase, with translation MVVYHLSTECYPIAKVGGLADVVGALPKYQNKIKGVDAKVVMPWYNKPFVYDHEFDIVFDGFIHQGPDMLQVQVFKEKTDVLGFELYMVRIPGLLDRDNPYGYQDESYQFLAFQHGVLHWLSAMKIRPDVLHCHDYHTGLVPFMIEHCPDFEFLKGVKTIGTIHNGEYQGMMSWNMANYMPAFDSYKWGLMDWNGYMNPLASMIKCSSAFTTVSEGYLEELFVSFRGLESLVREEFGKAYGIINGIDTEVWDPETDPMLDFNFNVKNAIQQKKKNKEKLCKEYGLKPELPLFAFIGRFATEKGADLLPDVVWKSIKQSYGALNIMILGSGNSYIENKLKEYDYTYSNFALDLGYKEHLSHQIYASADFLLMPSRVEPCGLNQMYSMRYGTIPIVRYIGGLKDTVEDISTGGAGINFTYPGVDDIVHAMNRGLSIYNEKDVMENLIHANMNFDFAWEKSAEKYIALYTN, from the coding sequence ATGGTTGTTTATCATCTAAGTACGGAATGTTATCCGATAGCTAAAGTAGGCGGTTTGGCGGATGTTGTAGGAGCTTTACCGAAATATCAGAATAAAATAAAAGGTGTTGATGCTAAGGTTGTTATGCCTTGGTACAACAAACCTTTCGTTTATGATCATGAGTTTGACATAGTTTTTGATGGCTTCATTCATCAGGGGCCGGATATGCTTCAGGTGCAGGTGTTCAAAGAGAAAACCGATGTTTTGGGATTCGAATTATACATGGTGAGAATTCCCGGACTTTTAGACAGAGATAATCCTTATGGTTATCAGGACGAAAGTTATCAGTTTTTGGCTTTTCAGCATGGTGTTTTGCATTGGCTGAGCGCGATGAAAATTCGCCCCGATGTCTTGCATTGCCATGATTATCATACAGGTTTGGTTCCTTTTATGATCGAACATTGCCCGGATTTTGAATTTTTAAAAGGCGTAAAAACCATCGGAACGATTCATAATGGCGAATATCAGGGAATGATGAGCTGGAATATGGCCAATTATATGCCTGCTTTCGACAGCTATAAATGGGGATTGATGGATTGGAACGGATACATGAATCCATTAGCTAGTATGATTAAATGTTCAAGCGCCTTCACGACTGTTTCGGAAGGTTATCTGGAAGAACTTTTCGTAAGTTTCAGAGGTCTTGAAAGTTTAGTTCGTGAAGAATTTGGCAAAGCATACGGAATTATCAATGGCATTGATACAGAAGTCTGGGATCCTGAAACTGATCCGATGTTGGATTTTAATTTTAATGTAAAAAATGCCATCCAGCAGAAAAAAAAGAATAAAGAAAAGCTTTGTAAAGAATATGGTCTAAAACCTGAGCTCCCTTTATTTGCTTTTATCGGAAGATTTGCCACAGAAAAAGGTGCTGACTTACTTCCTGATGTGGTATGGAAAAGCATTAAACAAAGTTATGGAGCTTTAAATATCATGATTTTAGGCTCAGGAAACTCATATATTGAAAATAAACTGAAAGAATACGACTATACTTATTCCAATTTTGCGTTGGATCTTGGGTATAAAGAACATCTTTCGCATCAGATTTATGCTTCGGCAGACTTTTTATTGATGCCTTCAAGAGTGGAGCCATGCGGATTGAACCAAATGTATTCTATGAGATATGGAACAATTCCTATCGTAAGGTATATCGGAGGGCTAAAAGATACAGTTGAAGACATCTCGACGGGCGGAGCAGGAATCAATTTTACATACCCAGGAGTTGATGATATTGTCCATGCGATGAATAGAGGGTTAAGTATTTACAATGAAAAAGACGTTATGGAGAATCTTATTCACGCAAATATGAATTTTGACTTTGCATGGGAGAAATCTGCAGAAAAATACATAGCTTTATATACTAACTAA